From a region of the Candidatus Pantoea bituminis genome:
- the ybjM gene encoding inner membrane protein YbjM translates to MPQRSYLWTIRLLGVVIYSLVFIFAHDFWQTGKAAVRGQPELLLFILPGVFMALVQANSPLKSTLLMALWGSLLAALMLNSALFPSTNWLFLTAWSLSAIFWAGCGALLVRLLRIMLTLRS, encoded by the coding sequence ATGCCGCAGCGTTCTTATCTCTGGACTATCCGTCTTCTGGGCGTGGTGATTTATAGTCTGGTGTTCATTTTTGCGCACGATTTTTGGCAGACCGGTAAAGCGGCTGTCCGCGGTCAACCGGAATTACTGCTTTTCATTCTTCCCGGTGTATTTATGGCTTTAGTGCAAGCGAACAGCCCGCTGAAAAGTACCTTGTTAATGGCTTTGTGGGGATCGTTGTTAGCCGCATTGATGCTCAACAGCGCGTTATTTCCCTCCACAAATTGGCTTTTTCTGACTGCATGGAGCCTGAGTGCCATTTTTTGGGCCGGTTGTGGCGCGTTGCTGGTGCGATTATTGCGGATAATGTTAACGCTTAGAAGTTAA
- a CDS encoding aspartate:alanine antiporter, with translation MNINVAELLSGNDVLLLFVVLALGLCLGKLRLGSVQLGNSIGVLVISLLLGQQHFAINTDALSLGFMLFIFCVGVEAGPNFFSIFFRDGKNYFMLAIVMVVSALVLALGLGKLFGWDIGLTAGMLAGSMTSTPVLVGAGDTLRQSISDSKQLALMQDHLSLGYAITYLIGLVSLIFGARYLPRLQHQDLSTCAQQIARERGLDADSQRKVFLPVIRAYRVGPELVAWSGGKNLRELGIYRQTGCYIERIRRNGIIASPDGDAVLQLGDDISLVGYPDAHARLDPSFRNGKEVFDRDLLDMRIVTEEIVVKNHNAVNKRLSKLNLTDHGCFLNRVIRSQIEMPIDDNIILNKGDVLQVSGEARRVKSVADRIGFIAIHSQMTDLLAFCAFFIVGLMIGLITFQFSNFSFGIGNAAGLLFAGIMLGFLRANHPTFGYIPQGALTMVKEFGLMVFMAGVGLSAGSGINHGLSSDGALMLLCGLLVSLIPVVICYLFGAYVLRMNRALLFGAIMGARTCAPAMEIISDTARSNIPALGYAGTYAIANVLLTLAGTLIVIIWPILPL, from the coding sequence GTGAATATTAACGTCGCAGAATTGTTAAGCGGAAATGACGTTTTGTTATTATTTGTTGTATTGGCCCTCGGACTTTGTCTGGGTAAATTGCGTCTCGGCTCCGTTCAACTAGGAAATTCTATCGGCGTATTAGTAATTTCCCTGTTATTAGGGCAACAACACTTCGCGATAAATACAGACGCCTTGAGCCTGGGCTTTATGTTATTTATTTTTTGTGTTGGCGTTGAAGCCGGGCCTAATTTCTTCTCAATTTTTTTCCGCGACGGAAAAAACTATTTCATGCTGGCTATCGTCATGGTGGTCAGCGCGCTGGTTTTAGCGTTGGGTTTAGGCAAGTTGTTTGGCTGGGATATCGGTTTAACCGCGGGCATGTTGGCGGGCTCCATGACCTCAACGCCCGTGTTGGTCGGCGCAGGCGATACCTTGCGGCAAAGCATCAGCGACAGCAAACAGCTGGCATTGATGCAGGATCACCTTAGCCTGGGTTATGCCATCACCTATCTGATTGGTTTAGTCAGTTTGATTTTTGGTGCCCGCTACCTGCCCCGTCTACAGCATCAAGATTTATCAACCTGCGCGCAACAAATCGCCCGTGAACGTGGTTTAGATGCCGACAGCCAGCGCAAAGTCTTTTTGCCGGTGATCCGTGCCTATCGCGTCGGCCCGGAACTGGTGGCGTGGAGCGGCGGTAAGAACCTGCGTGAATTAGGCATCTATCGTCAGACCGGTTGTTACATCGAACGTATTCGCCGTAATGGCATTATCGCCAGCCCTGATGGGGATGCGGTGCTGCAACTGGGCGATGATATTTCGTTGGTGGGTTATCCCGACGCTCACGCCCGTCTTGATCCTAGCTTTCGCAACGGCAAAGAGGTTTTTGATCGCGACTTGCTGGATATGCGCATCGTCACTGAAGAGATCGTGGTAAAGAACCATAACGCCGTGAATAAGCGCCTGAGCAAACTCAACCTGACCGATCACGGCTGCTTCCTTAACCGCGTAATACGCAGTCAGATCGAAATGCCGATCGATGACAACATCATTCTCAACAAAGGGGATGTGTTACAGGTCAGCGGTGAAGCGCGTCGCGTGAAAAGCGTGGCCGATCGCATTGGCTTTATCGCCATTCATAGTCAAATGACCGATCTTCTGGCGTTCTGCGCTTTCTTTATTGTTGGGCTGATGATTGGCCTGATCACTTTCCAGTTCAGCAATTTTAGTTTTGGCATTGGTAACGCTGCCGGTTTGCTGTTTGCAGGTATCATGCTGGGCTTTCTGCGTGCTAACCATCCCACGTTTGGTTATATCCCGCAGGGCGCGCTGACCATGGTGAAAGAGTTTGGTTTGATGGTGTTCATGGCAGGTGTTGGATTGAGTGCGGGCAGCGGCATTAATCATGGCCTGAGCAGCGACGGTGCCTTAATGCTGCTGTGTGGATTGCTGGTCAGCCTGATTCCGGTGGTGATTTGCTACCTGTTTGGCGCCTACGTACTGCGAATGAACCGCGCCCTGCTGTTTGGGGCCATTATGGGCGCACGCACCTGCGCGCCCGCCATGGAGATTATCAGCGATACCGCACGTAGCAACATTCCAGCACTCGGCTACGCAGGCACCTACGCAATAGCCAACGTCCTTCTGACGCTAGCAGGTACGCTGATTGTGATTATTTGGCCGATATTGCCCTTATAA